A stretch of the Serratia marcescens genome encodes the following:
- the thpR gene encoding RNA 2',3'-cyclic phosphodiesterase has protein sequence MSNSRRLFFALSLPDALQQQVIRWRAEAFAPEAGRPVAAANLHLTLAFLGEVTAQKELALRKLAGRIVQPGFSMRLDDLGHWPRPGVVWLGTRRAPRGLLQLAELLRSQAARNGCHQSALPFHPHITLLRAATQPVAIPPATPGWAFSADAFSLYESVFENGRTRYQHLEQWPLAKQASA, from the coding sequence ATGTCCAATTCGCGCCGCCTGTTTTTCGCCCTGTCCTTGCCTGATGCCCTGCAACAGCAGGTGATCCGCTGGCGCGCCGAGGCGTTTGCGCCAGAGGCCGGTCGACCGGTGGCGGCGGCTAATTTGCACCTGACGCTGGCGTTTCTCGGCGAGGTCACCGCGCAGAAAGAACTGGCGCTACGCAAACTGGCTGGCCGCATCGTTCAACCCGGCTTCAGCATGCGGCTCGACGATCTCGGCCATTGGCCGCGCCCCGGCGTGGTCTGGCTTGGCACCCGCCGCGCGCCGCGCGGGCTGCTGCAGCTGGCCGAGCTGCTGCGTTCGCAGGCCGCCCGCAACGGCTGCCATCAAAGCGCGCTGCCGTTCCATCCGCACATCACGCTGCTGCGCGCCGCCACCCAGCCGGTGGCGATCCCGCCGGCGACGCCGGGCTGGGCATTCAGCGCCGATGCCTTTTCCTTATATGAGTCGGTGTTCGAAAACGGCCGCACCCGCTATCAACACCTCGAACAGTGGCCGCTGGCCAAGCAGGCATCCGCATGA
- the sfsA gene encoding DNA/RNA nuclease SfsA, producing MIFSPPLRSATLIKRYKRFLADVITPEGETFTLHCANTGAMTGCATPGDTVWYSTSDNPKRKYAHSWELTHTQQGHWICVNTLRANALVREAIEHNLINELSGYSKISGEVKYGGENSRIDLLLQAENRVNCYIEVKSVTLLQQQRGYFPDAVTLRGQKHLRELLSVVESGQRAVLFFAVLHSGIEQVAPAHHIDERYAALLAQVRQLGVEVVCYGAKLSPDGIYLCDKLPFFID from the coding sequence ATGATTTTCTCTCCACCGCTGCGTTCCGCCACGCTGATCAAACGTTACAAACGCTTTCTGGCGGACGTGATCACCCCGGAAGGGGAAACCTTTACGCTGCACTGCGCCAATACCGGCGCCATGACCGGCTGCGCCACGCCCGGCGACACCGTTTGGTACTCCACCTCGGACAATCCCAAGCGCAAATACGCCCACAGCTGGGAGTTGACCCATACCCAACAGGGGCACTGGATCTGCGTCAATACCCTGCGCGCCAACGCGCTGGTGCGTGAGGCCATTGAACACAATTTAATCAATGAATTATCCGGTTACAGTAAAATCAGCGGCGAAGTGAAATACGGCGGTGAAAACAGCCGTATCGATTTGTTATTACAGGCAGAAAATCGGGTTAACTGCTATATTGAAGTTAAGTCAGTCACATTACTGCAACAACAACGTGGTTACTTTCCTGATGCGGTAACGCTCAGAGGGCAAAAGCACCTGCGTGAGTTGCTCAGCGTGGTTGAAAGCGGGCAACGGGCGGTGTTGTTCTTTGCCGTGTTACACAGCGGTATTGAGCAGGTCGCACCGGCACATCATATAGATGAGCGCTATGCGGCGCTGTTGGCACAGGTCCGGCAGTTGGGAGTGGAAGTGGTTTGCTACGGGGCAAAATTATCACCTGACGGTATTTATCTCTGCGATAAGCTGCCGTTTTTTATCGATTAG
- the dksA gene encoding RNA polymerase-binding protein DksA — translation MQEGQNRKTSSLSILAIAGVEPYQEKPGEEYMNDAQLSHFKRILEAWRNQLRDEVDRTVSHMQEEAANFPDPADRATQEEEFSLELRNRDRERKLIKKIEKTLKKVEDDDFGYCESCGVEIGIRRLEARPTADLCIDCKTLAEIREKQMAG, via the coding sequence ATGCAAGAAGGGCAAAACCGTAAAACCTCGTCCTTGAGCATTCTCGCCATCGCTGGGGTGGAGCCGTACCAAGAGAAGCCGGGCGAAGAGTACATGAACGACGCCCAGTTGTCGCATTTCAAGCGCATTCTTGAAGCGTGGCGCAACCAGCTCAGGGACGAAGTGGACCGTACTGTATCGCATATGCAAGAAGAGGCAGCCAACTTCCCTGATCCGGCCGACCGTGCTACCCAGGAAGAAGAGTTCAGCCTTGAACTGCGTAACCGTGACCGTGAACGCAAACTGATCAAAAAGATCGAGAAAACGCTGAAGAAAGTGGAAGACGATGATTTCGGCTACTGCGAATCTTGTGGCGTGGAGATCGGCATTCGTCGCCTCGAAGCGCGTCCGACCGCCGATCTGTGCATCGATTGCAAGACGCTGGCTGAGATCCGCGAAAAGCAGATGGCCGGCTAA
- the gluQRS gene encoding tRNA glutamyl-Q(34) synthetase GluQRS yields the protein MQESHYVGRFAPSPSGDLHFGSLIAALGSYLQARAQRGQWLVRIEDIDPPREVPGAAARILSALEHYGLHWDGQVIYQSQRHDAYRAALDLLQRQGLSYYCTCTRSRIQHIGGLYDGHCRDLQLGPQGAAIRLRQTAPVYRFHDRLQGELHADPALAGEDFIIRRRDGLFAYNLAVVIDDHFQGVTEIVRGADLIEPTVRQIALYRQLQAPVPTYAHLPLALGANGIKLSKQNHAPALPAGDPRPVLIAALKFLRQPLPESWQDLDLPLLLSWAVAHWRLENVPRQEAIPLDENTPAFSKEPW from the coding sequence ATGCAAGAAAGTCATTATGTGGGGCGCTTTGCCCCATCGCCTTCCGGGGATCTGCATTTCGGTTCGCTGATTGCCGCTCTGGGAAGCTACCTTCAGGCTCGCGCCCAACGCGGGCAGTGGCTGGTTCGCATCGAAGATATCGACCCGCCGCGCGAAGTCCCCGGCGCCGCCGCTCGCATCCTGTCCGCGCTGGAACATTATGGTCTCCACTGGGACGGCCAGGTCATCTATCAATCCCAACGTCACGACGCCTATCGCGCCGCGCTGGATCTGTTGCAGCGCCAGGGGCTCAGCTATTACTGTACCTGCACCCGCAGCCGCATCCAGCACATCGGCGGATTGTACGACGGCCACTGCCGCGATTTGCAACTCGGCCCGCAGGGCGCCGCCATCCGCTTGCGCCAGACCGCGCCCGTCTACAGGTTCCACGATCGCCTGCAGGGTGAATTGCACGCCGATCCGGCGCTGGCGGGGGAAGACTTTATCATTCGCCGCCGCGACGGGCTGTTCGCCTACAACCTGGCGGTGGTGATCGACGACCATTTTCAGGGCGTGACCGAGATTGTGCGCGGCGCCGACCTGATCGAACCGACGGTGCGCCAAATTGCCCTCTACCGCCAGCTGCAGGCGCCGGTGCCTACCTATGCGCATCTGCCGCTGGCGCTGGGCGCCAACGGCATTAAGCTGTCGAAGCAAAACCATGCGCCGGCGTTGCCCGCAGGCGATCCGCGCCCGGTGCTGATCGCCGCGCTGAAATTTCTGCGCCAACCGCTGCCGGAAAGCTGGCAAGATCTTGACCTGCCATTATTATTGAGCTGGGCGGTCGCACATTGGCGGTTGGAAAACGTGCCGCGTCAGGAGGCTATCCCTCTGGATGAAAACACGCCGGCATTCTCAAAGGAGCCATGGTGA
- the pcnB gene encoding polynucleotide adenylyltransferase PcnB translates to MFTRVANFCRKVLTRDDKLPRDDAAAGDKNVVREERAAAPSRPAPQPRAADNGSNAPARRSTPRKRPPFPLAESNDSMTVIPREQHSISRKDISENALKVLYRLNKSGYEAYLVGGGVRDLLLGKKPKDFDITTNATPEQVRKLFRNCRLVGRRFRLAHVMFGPEIIEVATFRGHHEQNQESDKNSSQQAQNGMLLRDNIFGSIEEDAQRRDFTINSLYYGVADFTLRDYVGGLNDLKQGVIRLIGDPETRYREDPVRMLRAVRFAAKLDMRISEETAEPIPRLASLLHEIPPARLFEESLKLLQAGYGFQTYLKLCEYQLFQPLFPLIARNFTPNHDTPMERILAQVLKNTDHRLQNDMRVNPAFLFAAMLWYPLLEHAQKLAQESGLAYYDAFALAMNDVLDEQCRSLAIPKRITTLVRDIWQLQLRLSRRQGKRAHKLMEHPKFRAAYDLLALRAEVEDNQEMLRLAEWWGEFQDATPARQKAMLSTLGDDPAPRRARQRRPRRRAPRKEGA, encoded by the coding sequence ATTTTTACCCGAGTAGCCAACTTCTGTCGTAAGGTACTGACCCGCGATGACAAGCTGCCCCGCGACGACGCGGCGGCCGGCGATAAAAACGTAGTCCGCGAAGAGCGTGCCGCGGCGCCAAGCCGCCCTGCGCCGCAGCCGCGCGCCGCCGATAACGGCAGCAACGCCCCTGCCCGCCGCTCAACGCCGCGCAAGCGTCCGCCTTTTCCCCTCGCCGAGAGCAACGACTCGATGACCGTGATCCCGCGCGAACAGCACTCGATTTCCCGCAAAGACATCAGCGAAAATGCGCTGAAAGTGCTTTACCGCCTGAACAAGTCCGGCTACGAGGCCTATCTGGTCGGCGGCGGCGTGCGCGATCTGTTGCTCGGCAAAAAGCCGAAAGACTTCGACATCACCACCAACGCCACGCCGGAGCAAGTGCGCAAGCTGTTCCGCAACTGCCGCCTGGTCGGCCGCCGCTTCCGCTTGGCGCACGTGATGTTTGGGCCGGAGATCATCGAAGTGGCCACTTTCCGCGGCCACCACGAACAGAATCAGGAGTCCGACAAGAACTCGTCCCAGCAGGCGCAAAACGGCATGCTGCTGCGCGACAACATCTTCGGCTCGATCGAGGAAGACGCCCAGCGCCGTGATTTCACCATCAACAGCCTGTACTACGGCGTGGCGGATTTCACCCTGCGCGATTACGTCGGCGGGCTGAACGATCTGAAGCAAGGCGTGATCCGCCTGATCGGCGATCCGGAGACCCGCTACCGCGAAGATCCGGTGCGCATGCTGCGCGCGGTGCGCTTCGCCGCCAAGCTGGATATGCGCATCAGTGAAGAGACCGCCGAGCCGATCCCGCGCCTGGCCTCGCTACTGCACGAGATCCCGCCGGCGCGCCTGTTCGAAGAATCCCTCAAGCTGCTGCAGGCGGGTTACGGTTTCCAGACCTACCTGAAGCTGTGCGAATACCAGCTGTTCCAACCGCTGTTCCCGCTGATCGCCCGTAACTTCACGCCGAACCACGATACGCCGATGGAGCGCATTCTGGCGCAGGTGCTGAAGAACACCGATCACCGCCTGCAGAACGACATGCGCGTCAACCCGGCCTTCCTGTTTGCCGCCATGCTGTGGTACCCGCTGCTGGAGCACGCGCAGAAGCTGGCGCAGGAAAGCGGCCTGGCGTATTACGACGCCTTCGCGCTGGCGATGAACGATGTGCTCGACGAGCAGTGCCGCTCGCTGGCCATCCCAAAACGCATCACCACGCTGGTGCGCGATATCTGGCAGCTGCAGCTGCGCCTGTCCCGCCGCCAAGGCAAACGTGCACACAAGCTGATGGAGCACCCGAAATTCCGCGCCGCTTATGATCTGCTGGCGCTGCGTGCGGAAGTGGAAGACAATCAGGAAATGCTGCGTCTGGCCGAGTGGTGGGGCGAGTTCCAGGACGCCACACCGGCGCGGCAGAAAGCCATGCTGAGCACCCTGGGGGACGATCCGGCACCGCGCCGCGCGCGTCAACGCCGCCCCCGCCGCCGGGCACCGCGTAAAGAAGGGGCATAA
- the folK gene encoding 2-amino-4-hydroxy-6-hydroxymethyldihydropteridine diphosphokinase, which translates to MIRVYIALGSNLAQPLQQVKAALEALEHLPRTRLVTCSSFYRTKPLGPQNQPDFLNAVVALDTLLPPEQLLDHTQAIERNQGRVRKDERWGPRTLDLDIMLYGDKAIHTERLTVPHYGLKEREFMLYPLAEIAPDLIFPDGEPLASCLKRVPKNGMALWHQPQPKS; encoded by the coding sequence ATGATCCGCGTTTATATCGCGCTGGGCAGTAACCTGGCGCAGCCGCTGCAACAGGTTAAAGCCGCACTGGAGGCGCTGGAGCATCTCCCGCGCACCCGGCTGGTCACCTGTTCTTCGTTTTACCGCACCAAGCCGCTGGGGCCGCAAAACCAGCCGGACTTCCTCAACGCGGTGGTGGCGCTGGATACCCTGCTGCCACCCGAACAGCTGCTCGACCATACCCAGGCGATAGAACGCAATCAGGGGCGCGTGCGCAAGGATGAACGCTGGGGGCCGCGCACGCTCGATCTGGACATCATGCTGTACGGCGACAAGGCGATCCATACCGAGCGCCTGACGGTGCCGCATTACGGCCTGAAAGAGCGCGAATTCATGCTCTACCCGCTGGCGGAAATCGCCCCCGACCTGATTTTCCCCGATGGCGAGCCGCTCGCCAGCTGCCTCAAGCGCGTGCCGAAAAACGGCATGGCGCTGTGGCATCAACCACAGCCCAAGTCCTGA
- the qseC gene encoding quorum sensing histidine kinase QseC, translated as MKRLSLRLRLILIFSLLALLTWSTASVVAWVMSRNTINEVFDTQQMLFAKRLATANLGDLLADESARSLPKTKKLVHHGKRGEQDDDALAFAIFDRQGKMLLNDGENGADFLFDGEREGFTDGERKGDDDSWRLVWLTSPDGRYRIVVGQEWDYRRDMALGMVTGQLVPWLATLPVLMLLIALMVGRELRPLRAVAAGLRRRAPDDATPLDAHQVPTEVRPLVDALNALFARINALLVRERRFTSDAAHELRSPLAALRVQTEVVQLAGDDAPMREHALDNLTLGIDRATRLVDQLLTLSRLDSLSDLAELAPIDWNDLVTMTLAEQDRQAHAAGVTLRYEHRGTPPPRQGETLLLSLLLRNLLDNAVRYTPQGGAVTVTLSERSLTVEDDGPGVTTEHLARLGERFYRPPGQEQTGSGLGLSIVQRIAGLHGLQIGFANRPAGGFVARLAL; from the coding sequence GTGAAGCGTCTCAGCCTGCGACTGCGCCTGATCCTGATCTTCAGCCTGTTGGCGCTGCTGACCTGGAGCACCGCCAGCGTGGTGGCCTGGGTGATGTCGCGCAACACCATCAACGAAGTGTTCGACACCCAACAGATGCTGTTCGCCAAACGGCTGGCGACCGCCAACCTCGGCGATCTGCTGGCCGATGAAAGCGCGCGCAGCCTGCCGAAAACCAAGAAGCTGGTGCATCACGGCAAGCGCGGCGAGCAGGACGACGACGCGCTGGCGTTCGCTATCTTCGATCGCCAAGGCAAGATGCTGCTCAACGACGGCGAGAACGGCGCCGACTTCCTGTTTGACGGGGAGCGTGAAGGTTTTACCGACGGCGAGCGCAAAGGCGATGACGACAGCTGGCGCCTGGTATGGTTGACCAGCCCGGACGGGCGCTACCGCATCGTGGTTGGCCAGGAGTGGGATTACCGGCGCGATATGGCGCTGGGTATGGTGACCGGCCAACTGGTGCCCTGGCTGGCGACGCTGCCGGTGCTGATGTTACTGATCGCGCTGATGGTCGGGCGCGAGCTGAGGCCGCTGCGCGCGGTGGCGGCCGGTTTGCGCCGGCGCGCACCCGATGACGCGACGCCGCTGGACGCGCACCAGGTGCCGACCGAGGTGCGCCCGCTGGTGGATGCGCTCAATGCGCTGTTCGCCCGCATCAACGCTCTGCTGGTGCGGGAGCGGCGTTTCACCTCCGATGCCGCGCACGAGTTGCGCAGCCCGCTGGCGGCGCTGCGGGTGCAGACTGAAGTGGTGCAGTTGGCGGGGGACGATGCGCCGATGCGCGAGCACGCGCTGGACAACCTGACGCTCGGCATCGATCGCGCCACCCGGCTGGTGGATCAGCTGCTGACGCTGTCGCGGCTGGATTCGCTGTCGGATCTGGCCGAACTGGCGCCGATCGACTGGAACGATCTGGTGACGATGACCCTGGCGGAGCAGGATCGGCAGGCCCATGCGGCGGGCGTGACGCTACGCTATGAACATCGGGGAACGCCGCCGCCGCGTCAGGGGGAAACCTTGCTGCTGTCGCTGCTATTGCGCAATCTGCTGGATAATGCGGTGCGCTACACCCCGCAGGGCGGCGCCGTCACCGTGACGCTGAGCGAACGCTCGCTGACGGTGGAGGACGACGGTCCGGGGGTCACCACGGAGCATCTGGCGCGGCTCGGAGAACGTTTCTATCGCCCGCCGGGGCAGGAGCAAACCGGCAGCGGGCTGGGGCTCTCTATCGTGCAGCGTATCGCTGGCTTGCATGGTTTACAGATCGGCTTCGCCAATCGCCCGGCGGGCGGGTTCGTTGCGCGGCTGGCGCTGTAG
- the qseB gene encoding quorum sensing response regulator transcription factor QseB, translating to MRILLIEDDKLIGDGIKAGLTKLGFNLDWFTDGVVGKNALDSAPYDAVILDLSLPGLDGLDLLRQWRQAGQDVPVLILTARDALEQRVSGLQSGADDYLCKPFALAEVAARLQALIRRRHGQLMPQLTHGNVVFDSATRSVSCNGEPVTLTPRELAVLELFLHNKGRVLARPLIQEKLYNWDDEVSSNAVEVHIHHLRRKLGNGFIRTIHGVGYTLGDAP from the coding sequence ATGCGAATTTTGCTGATCGAAGATGACAAACTGATCGGGGACGGCATCAAGGCCGGGCTGACCAAACTCGGCTTCAATCTGGACTGGTTCACCGACGGTGTCGTCGGCAAAAATGCGCTGGACAGCGCGCCGTACGACGCGGTGATCCTCGATCTCAGCCTGCCGGGCCTCGATGGCCTGGATCTGCTGCGCCAGTGGCGCCAGGCCGGGCAGGACGTGCCGGTCTTGATCCTCACCGCCCGCGATGCGCTGGAGCAGCGGGTCAGCGGGCTGCAAAGCGGCGCCGACGATTATCTGTGCAAGCCGTTCGCGCTGGCCGAAGTGGCGGCGCGCCTGCAGGCGCTGATCCGCCGTCGCCACGGTCAACTGATGCCGCAGCTGACGCACGGCAACGTGGTGTTCGACAGTGCCACCCGCAGCGTGAGCTGCAACGGCGAGCCGGTGACGCTGACGCCGCGTGAATTGGCGGTGCTGGAGCTGTTTCTGCACAACAAGGGGCGAGTGCTGGCGCGGCCGTTGATTCAGGAGAAGCTGTACAACTGGGACGACGAAGTGAGCAGCAACGCGGTGGAGGTGCATATTCACCACCTGCGGCGCAAGCTGGGTAACGGCTTCATCCGCACCATCCACGGCGTGGGTTACACGCTGGGGGATGCGCCGTGA
- the panB gene encoding 3-methyl-2-oxobutanoate hydroxymethyltransferase: MKPTTVTHLRQWKQEQRKFATLTAYDASFAKLFEEQGIKVLLVGDSLGMTLQGHDSTLPVTVADVAYHTRAVRRGAPACLLLADLPFMSYATPEQTFANAAELMRAGANMVKLEGGSWLCDTVKMLAERAVPVCGHLGLTPQSVNVFGGYKVQGRDELAAKQLLQDAQNLELAGIQLLVLECVPTELARQITEALSIPVIGIGAGNGTDGQILVMHDAFGITGGHTPKFAKNFLAQSGDIRTAVQHYIQEVEQGLYPAAEHSFN, encoded by the coding sequence ATGAAACCCACCACCGTGACCCACTTGCGCCAGTGGAAACAGGAGCAGCGCAAGTTTGCTACCCTTACCGCCTACGATGCCAGCTTTGCCAAACTGTTTGAAGAGCAAGGCATCAAAGTCCTGTTGGTGGGCGATTCGCTGGGCATGACGCTGCAGGGCCACGACTCCACGCTGCCGGTCACCGTCGCCGACGTGGCCTACCACACTCGCGCCGTGCGCCGCGGCGCGCCGGCCTGCCTGCTGCTGGCCGATCTGCCGTTCATGAGTTACGCCACCCCGGAACAGACCTTCGCCAACGCCGCCGAGCTGATGCGTGCCGGCGCCAACATGGTGAAACTGGAAGGCGGCAGCTGGCTGTGCGACACGGTGAAAATGCTCGCCGAGCGCGCGGTGCCGGTGTGCGGCCACCTGGGCCTGACGCCGCAGTCGGTCAACGTGTTCGGCGGCTATAAGGTGCAAGGGCGCGACGAACTGGCCGCCAAACAGCTGCTGCAGGACGCGCAGAATCTGGAACTGGCCGGCATTCAGCTGCTGGTGCTGGAATGCGTGCCGACCGAACTGGCGCGCCAGATCACCGAAGCGCTGTCCATTCCGGTCATCGGCATCGGCGCCGGCAATGGCACCGACGGCCAGATCCTGGTGATGCACGACGCCTTCGGCATCACCGGCGGCCACACGCCGAAGTTCGCCAAGAACTTCCTGGCGCAGAGCGGCGATATCCGCACGGCGGTGCAGCACTACATTCAGGAAGTGGAGCAAGGCCTCTACCCGGCGGCTGAACACTCTTTTAACTAA
- the panC gene encoding pantoate--beta-alanine ligase, producing MIIIETLPMLRQQIRRWRQEGKRIALVPTMGNLHDGHMTLVDEARARADVVVVSIFVNPMQFDRPDDLARYPRTLQEDSEKLTRRGVDLVFAPAPAAVYPQGLEQQTYVDVPGISSILEGASRPGHFRGVSTIVSKLFNLVQPDLACFGEKDYQQLALIRKMVADMGYDIDIVGVPTVRAKDGLALSSRNGYLTAEERKVAPQLSKIMNALAQQLANGERQVEALLEQTAEQLRAAGFTPDELFIRDADSLQPLTVDSQRAVVLMAAWLGKARLIDNQQVDLTL from the coding sequence ATGATTATTATCGAAACTCTGCCGATGCTGCGCCAGCAGATCCGCCGCTGGCGCCAGGAAGGCAAACGCATCGCGCTGGTGCCGACCATGGGCAACCTGCACGACGGCCATATGACGCTGGTCGATGAAGCACGTGCCCGCGCCGACGTGGTGGTGGTGAGCATCTTCGTCAACCCGATGCAGTTCGATCGGCCGGACGATCTGGCGCGCTACCCGCGCACGCTGCAGGAAGACAGCGAGAAGCTGACCCGCCGCGGCGTCGATCTGGTGTTCGCGCCGGCCCCGGCCGCGGTTTATCCGCAGGGGCTGGAGCAGCAGACCTACGTCGACGTGCCGGGCATCTCCAGCATCCTGGAAGGCGCAAGCCGGCCGGGCCACTTCCGCGGCGTTTCCACCATCGTCAGCAAGCTGTTCAACCTGGTGCAGCCTGATTTAGCCTGTTTCGGCGAGAAGGATTACCAACAGCTGGCGCTGATCCGCAAAATGGTGGCGGACATGGGCTACGACATCGACATCGTCGGCGTGCCGACCGTGCGCGCCAAAGACGGCCTGGCCCTCAGCTCGCGCAACGGTTACCTGACCGCCGAAGAGCGCAAGGTAGCGCCTCAGCTGAGCAAGATCATGAACGCGCTGGCGCAGCAGTTGGCCAATGGCGAACGCCAGGTCGAAGCGCTGCTGGAGCAGACCGCCGAGCAGCTGCGCGCCGCCGGCTTTACGCCGGATGAACTGTTTATTCGCGACGCCGACAGCCTGCAGCCGCTGACGGTGGACAGCCAGCGGGCGGTGGTACTGATGGCCGCCTGGCTGGGCAAGGCGCGTCTTATCGACAACCAACAGGTCGACCTGACGCTCTGA
- the panD gene encoding aspartate 1-decarboxylase: MIRTMLQGKLHRVKVTQADLHYEGSCAIDQDFLEAAGILEYEAIDIYNVDNGQRFSTYAIAAERGSRIISVNGAAARCACVGDKLIICSYVQMTDADARQHHPKVAYFEGDNNLQRKAKAVPVQVA; this comes from the coding sequence ATGATACGTACTATGCTGCAAGGCAAGCTGCATCGCGTCAAAGTCACTCAGGCTGACTTGCACTATGAAGGCTCCTGCGCCATCGACCAGGATTTCCTGGAGGCCGCCGGCATTCTGGAATATGAAGCGATCGATATTTACAACGTGGATAACGGCCAGCGCTTCTCCACCTACGCCATCGCCGCCGAGCGCGGTTCGCGCATCATTTCGGTCAACGGCGCCGCCGCGCGCTGCGCCTGCGTGGGCGACAAACTGATCATCTGCTCCTATGTGCAAATGACCGACGCCGACGCCCGCCAACACCACCCGAAAGTCGCCTATTTCGAAGGTGACAACAACCTGCAGCGCAAGGCGAAAGCCGTGCCGGTTCAGGTCGCCTGA
- a CDS encoding polysaccharide deacetylase family protein gives MRSQYTLTAGLLGILMSLVSPVSLANLLSEDGAVKSEYMEAQRDSEVYALVGEHVIPVGEVKRGQLIQVFPADAEYYEFKFGHGTGFIDKDDVRELKKSRKVQDDLGELNKPLTNQNLITQKTIDVYTAADKDSDVLGTLEGNLRYPIIGKLKDRLNNTWYEVNIGERLGFINELDCEIDNGIPVLTYHHLLKNEENKRFRHTSTTTSDVAFSNQMTYLKQAGYDTISLYQLEAYLKNQINLPGKAIVLTFDDGLKSVYRYAYPVLKDYGFRATAFIISSRIKRHPQKWNPDSLQFMSVSELKQIQDVFDVQSHTHFLHRTDGNRQPILLSRSLHNIEFDFERSRRALSQFNPHVLYVSYPFGGYNQRAIQAAQDAGFHLAVTTVQGKVKPGDNPYTLKRLYILRTDSIQTMADRIANKPGTVVVQ, from the coding sequence ATGCGGTCTCAATACACGTTAACGGCTGGGTTGCTCGGCATTCTGATGTCGTTGGTTTCCCCTGTGAGCCTGGCTAATCTGCTGTCGGAAGACGGCGCGGTTAAATCTGAATACATGGAAGCGCAGCGCGATAGCGAAGTCTATGCGTTGGTGGGCGAACACGTGATCCCGGTAGGGGAAGTGAAGCGCGGGCAGCTGATCCAGGTGTTCCCGGCCGATGCGGAATACTACGAATTCAAATTCGGTCACGGCACCGGTTTTATCGATAAAGACGACGTGCGTGAGCTGAAGAAGTCGCGCAAGGTGCAAGACGATCTGGGCGAGCTGAACAAACCGCTGACCAACCAGAATCTGATCACTCAAAAAACGATCGACGTTTATACCGCGGCGGACAAGGACAGTGACGTCTTGGGCACGCTGGAAGGCAACCTGCGTTATCCGATCATCGGCAAGCTGAAGGATCGCCTGAACAACACCTGGTACGAGGTCAACATCGGCGAGCGGCTGGGGTTCATCAATGAGCTGGACTGCGAGATCGATAACGGCATACCGGTGCTGACTTACCATCACCTGCTGAAAAACGAAGAGAACAAGCGTTTCCGCCACACCTCGACCACCACTTCAGACGTGGCGTTCAGCAACCAGATGACCTATCTGAAGCAGGCGGGCTACGACACCATTTCGCTGTATCAGCTGGAAGCCTATCTGAAGAACCAGATCAATTTGCCGGGCAAGGCGATTGTCTTGACCTTCGACGACGGGCTGAAATCGGTTTATCGCTACGCTTACCCGGTGCTGAAGGATTACGGTTTCCGCGCCACGGCGTTCATCATCTCTTCGCGCATCAAACGCCACCCGCAGAAATGGAACCCGGACTCGCTGCAGTTTATGAGCGTCTCGGAGCTGAAGCAGATTCAGGACGTGTTCGACGTGCAGTCGCATACCCACTTCCTGCATCGCACCGACGGCAACCGCCAGCCGATTTTGCTGAGCCGTTCGTTGCACAATATCGAGTTCGATTTTGAGCGCTCGCGTCGTGCGCTGTCGCAGTTCAACCCGCACGTGCTGTATGTGTCCTACCCGTTCGGCGGCTATAACCAGCGGGCGATCCAGGCGGCGCAGGACGCTGGTTTCCATCTGGCGGTGACCACGGTGCAGGGCAAGGTGAAACCGGGGGATAACCCCTATACGCTGAAGCGGCTATATATTCTGCGTACCGACTCGATTCAGACCATGGCGGATCGGATAGCCAACAAGCCGGGCACGGTGGTGGTACAGTAA